A genomic segment from Montipora foliosa isolate CH-2021 chromosome 9, ASM3666993v2, whole genome shotgun sequence encodes:
- the LOC137971462 gene encoding uncharacterized protein, translating to MIGLMVVSFPGVMYGLLYYRQLEIEKVIALKQNQGNFEASMILSDMARSDLHWWIENITDASNTAGRGNCQLIVYSDASLTGWGGVFNSITTGGQWTEDESQNHINYLGILACFLTLKAFCSQIKNCHVKTMIDNTTAVSYINSMGGRSLPCNQITRELWVWCANHGIWLSAAHIPGRENVLADKESRKKHSDTEWKLNPELFGRIVTLWGPVSVDLFASRLNYQLKPFVSWRPDPEPMAIDAFSLDWRGLCFYAFRPFSLINRVLQKVEQDQSQGIIIIVPMWNTQVWFPRLLHLLIDFPVTLPKGPTTLLLPFNREKAHPLHKKLTLLACKLSGIPSQQDAFRKKLPKSYCNHGERVHTNNILSNPGNGCCFAVQGVLIHTKQLQNKR from the coding sequence ATGATTGGCCTTATGGTTGTAAGTTTTCCTGGGGTGATGTATGGACTCCTCTACTACAGACAATTAGAAATCGAAAAGGTAATCGCTCTGAAACAAAACCAAGGCAATTTTGAAGCAAGCATGATTCTCTCAGACATGGCAAGATCTGACCTTCATTGGTGGATTGAAAATATTACTGACGCATCGAACACTGCTGGGCGCGGTAATTGCCAACTCATAGTTTATTCAGATGCATCTCTGACTGGTTGGGGAGGAGTTTTCAACTCCATAACAACCGGGGGACAGTGGACTGAAGATGAATCACAAAATCACATTAATTATCTTGGAATCTTGGCATGTTTTCTTACTTTGAAGGCATTCTGCTCACAAATCAAGAATTGCCATGTGAAAACTATGATCGATAATACAACTGCTGTCTCGTATATTAATAGCATGGGGGGTCGAAGCCTTCCCTGTAACCAAATTACCCGGGAACTATGGGTTTGGTGTGCCAACCATGGAATATGGCTGTCTGCAGCACACATTCCTGGAAGGGAAAATGTCTTAGCAGATAAAGAATCCAGGAAAAAACATTCTGACACAGAGTGGAAACTCAATCCCGAACTATTTGGTCGTATTGTAACACTTTGGGGCCCTGTTTCAGTCGATCTGTTTGCCTCCAGGCTAAACTACCAGTTAAAACCTTTTGTTTCCTGGAGGCCAGATCCAGAGCCAATGGCTATCGATGCTTTCTCTCTTGATTGGAGGGGCCTATGTTTTTATGCCTTTCGCCCCTTTTCCCTAATAAACAGGGTACTTCAGAAAGTGGAACAGGACCAGAGCCAGGGTATAATAATCATTGTGCCAATGTGGAACACTCAAGTTTGGTTCCCCAGATTGCTACACCTTTTGATAGACTTTCCAGTTACTCTTCCAAAGGGACCAACAACACTGCTCCTTCCTTTCAATCGGGAGAAAGCACATCCTCTTCACAAGAAGCTCACCCTTCTGGCgtgcaaattatcaggaattccCTCACAGCAAGACGCATTTCGCAAAAAGCTGCCAAAGTCATATTGCAATCATGGAGAGAGAGTACACACAAACAACATTCTGTCTAACCCAGGAAATGGGTGCTGTTTTGCAGTTCAAGGGGTTTTGATCCATACAAAGCAACTCCAGAACAAGCGTTAG